A region from the Metopolophium dirhodum isolate CAU chromosome 9, ASM1992520v1, whole genome shotgun sequence genome encodes:
- the LOC132952531 gene encoding serpin B3-like has translation MQDSPSTNFRYTSLTSNYSFTLFKELSDSVEGNVFVSTYSVQFLLVLLALGSKSKTGDQLKTLLRLPQKSAEPNYDNIKSVMTNIEDPDYFTTANAVFTDMAFVLRNDYVDKVRVYLNAEVKSLDFAGNPEKEVSEINKWAEHKTDGKISNIFEPGTIDKDTVLVLASVAYFRNAWKNQFTDTKNASFCLTPSKHIDVEMMHQRGLFRYHQDDRYKFSAVELPYRAGGFDMLVMLPDKADGLNDLENAFLKDSKNFAYLQGNLTVHDVTVDVPKFKFESDVSLIKTMEKLGCTEMFTSSADFSYISTSGAGKLKVSDIKHKAFVNVDENGTEATGVTGYSSKDKTSEHSPSDVKAVKFHACHPFMFIIKKNTNIIFMGRLSNPNA, from the exons ATGCAGGACTCGCCGTCCACGAATTTCCGTTACACCTCCCTCACGTCAAACTATTCGTTCACGTTGTTCAAG GAATTGAGCGATTCCGTCGAGGGCAACGTATTCGTCTCCACGTACAGCGTTCAATTTCTGTTGGTGCTTCTAGCCTTAGGGTCCAAGTCCAAGACCGGCGATCAACTCAAGACGCTGCTGCGCTTGCCGCAAAAGAGTGCAGAGCCGAATTACGACAATATCAAGTCGGTCATGACAAACATCGAA gacCCTGACTATTTTACCACTGCCAATGCAGTATTTACGGATATGGCGTTCGTTTTGAGAAACGATTACGTGGATAAGGTTCGTGTTTACTTGAATGCTGAAGTGAAGAGTCTCGATTTCGCGGGCAATCCTGAAAAAGAAGTATCGGAAATCAACAAGTGGGCCGAACATAAGACCGACGGAAAAATTTCCAACATTTTCGAACCAG GTACCATAGACAAGGACACGGTGTTGGTTTTGGCTTCGGTCGCATACTTTCGAAACGCGTGGAAAAACCAATTCACGGATACGAAGAACGCGAGTTTCTGCCTTACGCCTTCGAAGCATATCGACGTCGAAATGATGCACCAAAGGGGCCTTTTCAGATACCACCAGGACGACCGTTACAAGTTCTCTGCCGTCGAACTGCCTTATAGA GCAGGTGGTTTCGATATGCTAGTCATGCTGCCGGACAAGGCGGACGGGTTGAACGATTTGGAGAACGCGTTTCTGAAGGACTCGAAAAACTTCGCGTACTTGCAGGGCAACCTGACCGTCCACGATGTCACGGTGGACGTGCCGAAGTTTAAGTTCGAATCCGACGTCAGTCTTATAAAAACAATGGAAAAA TTGGGTTGTACCGAGATGTTCACATCGAGTGCCGATTTCTCTTATATTAGTACGTCTGGAGCGGGTAAGCTGAAAGTTAGTGACATCAAACACAAGGCCTTTGTGAACGTCGACGAAAACGGTACCGAAGCCACAGGCGTCACTG GCTACAGCTCGAAAGACAAAACTTCAGAACACAGTCCGAGCGACGTCAAAGCAGTTAAGTTCCACGCTTGCCATCCGTTCatgttcattataaaaaaaaacacaaacataatttttatggGTAGATTGTCCAACCCGAACGCTTAG